The genomic DNA GACGCACGGACGGAGTCGGGGTTCTCGCGCAGCAGCTTGAGGTCGATCACGGGCGCAACCCTACTTTTTGAAGTGCGGCGACGTACATCTGAGGTGTTCGATCTAAGTGTGGCGAAGCGATGGCGACCGAATTCCCACAGCCACCGGGCACAACCCCGCAACATTACAACTGCATCACTTGCCACAGGGGCTGACACGCCTGTCACAATGGAGGGCAATGTTGGAAGCACCCGAGCACCCCGAGCACCCCGAGCACGGGGCCCTGCTCGCCGAACCTCTTCAGGACGAACAACCCGCGAGGGAACGGTGGTGGCAGAGTCTGGCGGCCGCGTCGACGCGACGTGCGCTGCTGTTGACCGCGCTTGGCGCACTGCTCATCGCCGGCCTGATCACCGCGTTGCCCCGGAGCGAGGGGGCGAGTTCCGCGCCGGGCGCGATCGCCCTCGGGCCCCGCGGCAATGACACCTTCAATCACGTCAAGCGTGGCGATTGCCTGAACTGGCCCGGGCGCAACCCCGACGCCGCACACATCGTGGACTGCAAGGACAACCATCGCTTCGAGGTCGCCCAGGCCGTCGACATGCGCACCTTCCCCGGCAGCGAGTACGGGCCGGGCGCGCCGCCGCCGTCGGTGGACCGGATCAAGCAGATCAGTCAGGAGCAGTGCACCCCGTCGGTCCGTGGCTACCTGGGTCCCAAGTACGACCCGAACGGCAAATACACCATCGGCCTGCTGTGGTCGGGTGAGAAGGCCTGGAAGCAGTCCGGCGAGCGCCGCATGCTGTGCGGGCTGCAACTCCTCGGCCCCGGCGACGGCCAGTTGGAGTCGGCAGGCAAGGTGGCCGATGTCGACCAATCGAAGGTCTGGGCCGCAGGCACCTGCCTCGGTATCGACGCCGCCACCAACCAGCCCACCGACGTCCCGGTCGATTGCGCGGCACCGCACGCCATGGAGGTCACCGGCGCGGTCAACCTCGCCGAGAAGTTCCCGGGCGGGCTGCCGCCGGAGGGCGATCAGGACAACTTCATCAAGGACGCCTGCACTGAGCAGACCGACGCCTACCTGGCCCCAGTCCAGCTGCGCACCACCACGCTGGCGCTGAGCTACAGCACGATCTCACTGCCCAGCTGGTCGGCCGGTAGCCACCAGGTGTCGTGCAGCATCGGCGCGACGTTGGGCAACGGCGGCTGGTCGACACTGGTCAACAGCGCCAAGGGTCCGCTGATGATCAACGGACAGCCCCCGGTGGCGCCGCCTGACATCCCGGAGGAGCGGCTCAACATGCCGCCCATCCCGATGCCCGATGTGGACGAGACATCGTCATCTTCGTCGTCCTCGTCGTCGGGTTCGTCCTCGTCGTCGGGATCCGGTTCGTCCGGATCGGGCTCCTCCGGTTCGTCGAGTTCCTCGGGCTCGGGTTCCTCGGGCTCGGGTTCGTCGGGTTCGTCGTCGAGCGGTCAGCACATGCCGCAGGCCTCGACCACCGCGGCGCCGGCTCCGACGCAGGCCAACACCTTCAACCCGCCGCCGCCTGAGCAGGCCCCGGCCACCGCACCTGAGCAGGGCCCGGCACCGGCTCCGGTTCCTGATGGCGCGGCCGCACCCGCCGGCCCGCCTCCGGGTGAGCCTGTCCCCGTACCGCCGGCTCCGTAGCCGTGCCGGTGCGGATGAGCTCGCAGCGGTTCGACGAGTTGGTGTCCGATGCGCTCGACCTGATCCCGCCGAGGTTGGCGGCCGCGATCGACAACGTCGTGGTCCTGGTGGAGGACCGTGATCCCGACGAGCCCGAGATCCTGGGCCTGTACCGGGGAGTCGCGCTGACCGAGCGGGATTCCTGGTACGCCGGCTCCTTGCCCGACACCATCACGATCTACCGCGAGGCCCTGCTGGAATTCTGTGACAGCGAGGCCGACGTGGTCGACGAGGTGGCGATCACGGTGATCCACGAGATCGCGCACCATTTCGGGATTGATGATGAGCGGCTGCACGAATTGGGTTGGGGATGAGCCGCTTGCGCGAAGACAGAAGGCCGGGCTAGGCGCGGCAACCGGGTTTTGTCGGTCTGCAGTGCTATCAACGGGCTATGACCATCCAGTGCCGGGAGTGCGCAGCCGGTCTGGAGCATTGCCACGGCACCGTGATCCACCACGTGCGGTACCGCGCGGAGTGCACCGACGACTCCTGCACCGCCCCGGAAGCAGCACATACCTTCAGCCTCGACTGCGAGGCGGTGGGCTGCCCGTGTGCGCACGAGGGTGCGCTCTCGATCCGGCTGACCGGTTAGTCAACCCATCGGGTCGGTTTCGGACTGCACCGCGTCCGTGACCGGTGTGGCGCCGGGCTCCGGGTAGAACGGCGGTGTCACCGACGCCCACTGCACGCAACTCCAGCGCCCGTCGGTGATCGGTGCCAGCACCAACGATTCGGTGTTGGCCAGGTGATGGTCGAGGGCGAAGCTGCCGTCGACGCCGGCCAGCACGGCGCCAACCAGCCGGATCGCCGCGCCATGGCTCACCAGCACGATGTCGCTGTCGAAGTCGTGGTCGTCGAGGTAGCGGAGCCGCAGCTCGGTGAGTACGGGCACATACCGGGCCAGTACCGCCTCGGCGCTTTCGCCGCCGGGCATCGGCACGTCCAGTTCGCCCCGGTGCCAGCGCTCGTAGATCCGGTTGAACTCGGCGACGGCGTCATCGTCGCTACGGTCCTCGAGTTCACCGACCTGGACTTCGTGGATCCCTTCGAATTCGAATGGGACAAGGCCGGTTTCGACACCGATGCCGGCGGCGGTCTGCGCCGCGCGCCGGGCCACCGAGTGCGCCAGGATCGACGGACGCTGGTGAAGCGTCCCGGCGAACCTCCGGGCCTGGTCGTGGCCGAGGTCGGTCAGCTCGGCACCCGGAGGCAGGGTGTCCAGACGCCGGGCGACGTTGCCGTGGGACTGTCCGTGCCGGACGAGGATCAGCCGGCCGCTCATGAGTCGTCCGTTCCCGCGCGCAAGCCCGCCAACCACCGTGAGGCCTCATCCAGGCGTGGCGGTGGTGCACCCGCTCGCGCTCCGGTCGGCCAGGAACCCAGATATCGCACATCGGTACAACGTCGATGCAGCGCTTTGAGTGCCTCGGCCACCGAATCGTTGTCGATGTGTCCGACGCAGTCCAGGAAAAACATGTAGGTGCCCAGCTCGGTTCGGGTGGGCCGGGATTCGATCCGGGTGAGGTCGATGTCGCGAATCGAGAATTCGGTCATCGCCGTGACCAGGGCGCCCGGGGTGTTGTCCAGCCGCAGGACCACCGAGGTGCGATCGGCGCCGGTGGCTTCCGGCGGCGCGCCGGGCGGACCGGCCAGGACGAAGCGGGTGCGGGCGTTGGCCTCGTCGACCACGTCGGCGGCCAGGACGTCCAGGCCGCAGCGCTCGGCGGCCAGTCGCGTGCTCACCCCGGCGTCGGCCCGGCCCTCGGCCACCTCGTGGGCGGCAGCGGCATTGGAAGTGGCCGGGACGATGTCCGCGTCGGGCAGGTTGGCGGCCAGCCACTGACGCACCTGCGCCAGCGCCACCGGGAAGGCGGCGACGGTCCGCACGGGCCCGGTGTGCCCGGGCCGGGTCACGATGGTGAAAGCGACGTCGAGAATCAGCTCGGCATAGATCTGCAGTGGCTTCCCGACCGCCAGGCTGTCCAGCGTCGGCAGCACCGACCCCTCGATCGAGTTCTCGATCGGCACGCACGCGTAATCGGCCCGTCCGTCACGCACCGCGGCCAACGCACCCGGGGTGCTGTCGGTCAGAACCGGGGTGAACCGAGCCGTGCCGTCGCCGGATGCCGACGACAGTCCGGGGACCAACTCATGGGCCACCATCTGCAGTAACGCCACTTCGGTAAAGGTTCCCTCGGGCCCGAGGTAGGCGATGCGCGGCACATCCCAACCCTATCGGGTCGGCGTTTGTGCGCCATCGGTTGACGACGGCGGGGCCGGTGTTTCACCGGAGGTCTTGCCCACCAGGGACCACCCAGTTAAGTTAGGCTTACCTCACCTAATCACCTCACCTAGTTTCGAAGGCGGCGAGATGGCCATTGCGACACCGACGACAGCCGAGCGGATCCGCAGCGCATGCGCACGGGGCGGCGGCGCCATGGTCGCGGTCGAGGGCATCGAACCCGTCGCCTCACCCGTTCATCACCTGCTCGACGACGGGTCGTTCGCGATCACCGTCCCTGAGGCCGGCCCGTTGGCCGGCATGGCGATGTCCGCCGGTTCGGCCGGGGTACAGGCGGTGCTGGAGATGACCGACTACGCCCCGCTCCCGCTACGCGAACCGGTGCGCTCCCTGGTGTGGATCCGGGGCCGCCTGCAGCACGTGCCGAGCGACGAGGTTCCGGCGCTGCTCGACCTGATCGCCGCCGAGAACCCGAATCCGGCTCTGCTGCAGGTGAATTCCAGCGCTCAGCCGAATGCCCACCAGGATGACGACAACCACACCCTGGTGCGCCTGGAGATCGAGTCCGTCGTGGTGGCCGACGCCACCGGCGCCGAGGCGGTCGGCCTCGGGGCGCTACTGCAGGCCCGCCCCGACCCGTTCTGCGCGATGGAATCCGGATGGCTGCAGCACATGGAGTCCTCGCACCGCGACGTGGTGGAACGCCTGGCCACCCGATTGCCCATGACGCTGCGCCAGGGGCGGGTGCGCCCGCTGGGCCTGGACCGCTACGGCGTGCAGCTGCGCGTGGAGAACGAACACGGCGACCACGACGTACGGTTGCCGTTCCCGAACCCGGTCGACGACGTCACCGGCCTGAGCCAGGCCATCCGCATACTGATGGGCTGCCCCTTCCTCAACGGCCTGCGCGCGCGCAAGATCTGACCCGCACGATCGGCTACGCCGACCGGGCGCCGCTACCGTAGCTTCGGTGACCGGGCCCCACGAGCAACTCGAGCCGCAGCGCCGCACGCTCAAGATCGAGATCGCCGTCGTGCTCGCGGTGACCTTCGGGCTCAGCGCCTACACCGCGGGCCTACGGCTCATCGAAGCGGTGCTGCTCGGCCTGTCGGGGCAGACCGTCGCGCTCAACCCGAAGCGCTCCCCGTTCGACCTGATCGACCTCGGCCTGCACCTGGCCGTCGTCCTGCAACTGCTGGCCTGGGGCGCACTGGCCCTGTACCTGTTGTGGCGCAGCGGTTTCGGACCGTCCGCGATCGGGCTGTCCCGTCCGCAGTGGCTCACCGACGGTTTGGGTGGGCTCGGCCTGGCCCTGCTCATCGGTCTGCCGGGGTTGGGGTTCTACGTGCTGGCCCGGGTGCTGGGCCTGAGTGCCGATGTGGAACCCGCCGAGCTGTACGACACCTGGTGGAGCATCCCGATGCTGCTCGGCGTGGCGTTCGCCAACGGCTGGGCCGAAGAGATCATCGTGGTGGGGTTCCTGCTGACCCGGCTGCGTCAACTCGACGTCAGTCCCGGGCGGGCCCTGGTGATCTCCAGCCTGCTGCGCGGCGCCTATCACCTCTACCAGGGCTACAGTGCGGGTCTCGGCAACATCGTGATGGGCCTGGTGTTCGGCTACGCGTGGCAGCGCACCGGGCGGCTGTGGCCGCTGATCATCGCCCACACCCTGATCGACGCGGTGGCGTTCGTCGGCTACGCGCTGGTGGCCGATCATCTGAGTTGGCTGCGATAACGCGCCCGGCACGTACATTTCTGCTGTGGACGACTTTCCGGTTTCAGGCGGACCGCCCGACCCGCGCTCGCGGCGCCCGGAACCGCGCCGCCGTGGCAACGAGCCGTCCCAGGTGATCCGGCGTGACCCGAACCACCGCCCGCCCTGGCCGCCGAATCCGCCCACGCCGCCGCGACAACCACCGAGGCAGCCCCCGCCCAGATCTGCGCCACCGCCACCGCCACCGCGTCCACCCCGGGGGTCGTCCGCGCCCCGGCCCGCCGCGGTCCGTCCGCCCGCGCCCGCGCCGGTGCGCAAGCCGCGCCGACGACGCCGCTGGGGGCGTCTGGTGTTGGCGGTGCTGGTCGTCGGCGTCCTCGCGCTGATCGGCGGCGGCGTGTGGATCGACTCGTCGCTGCACCGCATTCCGGCGCTGGCCGACTATCCCGAGCGGCCCGGGGCGGCGCACGGCACCACCTGGCTGCTGGTCGGATCGGACAGTCGCCAGAACCTCAGCCCCGAGCAGCAGGCCGAGCTGGCCACCGGCGGGGACATCGGCAACGGCCGCACCGACACCATCCTGTTGGTGCACGTTCCCGGGATCGGCTCGGGCACACCGGCCACCATGGTCTCGATTCCCCGGGATTCCTACCTGCCGATCCCGGGCTACGGCGAGGACAAGGTCAACGCCGCATTCTCACTGGGCGGGGCGCCGCTGCTGGCGCAGACCGTCGAGCAGGCGACCGGACTGCGCCTCGACCATTACGCCGAGATCGGTTTCGACGGTTTCGCCGCGCTCGTCGACGCGGTGGGCGGGGTGACGATGTGCCCCGCCGAGCCGATCAGCGACCCGCTGGCCGGAATCGACCTTCCGGCGGGGTGCCAGGAGTTCAACGGCCGCAATGCGCTCGGCTACGTCCGCAGCCGCGCCACGCCGCGCGCCGATCTGGACCGGATGACGCACCAGCGGGCGTTCATGTCCGCACTGCTGCACCGGGCCACCAGCCCGGAGGTGCTGATCAACCCCCTGCGGTGGCAGCCGATGGCCCGCGCGGCCACCAACTCGGTGGCCGTCGACCAGGACGCCCGCGTCTGGGATCTGGGCCGGCTGGCCTGGGCGATGCACGGCGACATGGTGACCACGTCGGTGCCGATCGGCGAGTTCACCGGAAGCGATTCGGGTGCGGTGGTGGTGTGGGACAGCGACGCCGCAGGCCGGTTGTTCACCGCGCTGGCCAACGACACAGCCGTTCCAGACGACGTCATCGAAAAGCCGCAACCTTGAGCTTAGGCAAAGCTAAATACGGCAATAGCGAATTCCGGATGGCAGATGTAATGCGCCCAACGCAACTAAGGTAAAGCTGGCCTCAATGAGGTCAACCTTCGATGACAATACCTTCTGACCTGCTATATCCTCGCCGTCATGACGACGAGCGGTGAACACGACACCAAATTCCATGCACTTGTTCAGGACCAGGTTCGCAGCGAGTTCACCGCGTCACAGCAATACATCGCAATTGCAGTTTATTTCGACGGTGCCGATCTACCGCAACTCGCCAGGCACTTCTATGCGCAGGCGGTCGAAGAGCGCAACCACGCCATGATGCTGGTCCAATACCTGCTCGATCGGGATATCGACGCCGAGATCCCGGGAGTCGACGCGGTGTGCAACCGCTTCGACGCTCCTCGTGATGCGCTCGCGCTGGCGCTGAGCCAGGAGCGCACCGTCACCGAACAGATCAGCCGGCTCGCCAGCGTCGCCCGCGAGGAGGGCGACTACCTCGGCGAGCAGTTCATGCAGTGGTTCCTCAAGGAGCAGATCGAAGAGGTCGCGTCGATGGCGACGCTGGTGCGCATCGCCGACCGCGCCGGTTCCAACCTGTTCCACATCGAGGACTTCGTCGCCCGGGAACTCGCCGGTGGCACCGGTGCCGACGCGGCAGCCCCGAAGGCCGCGGGCGGCAACCTTTAGCTTTCAGTCCCGGCCCGCACCGGTCAGGCCGTTCTGCAGCCAACTCTTGGTGCGGCCGGGGTGATTCGTCGCCACCCATCCCACACCGATGTCGCGGCAGAACTGAACGTCTTCGTAATGGTCGACGGTCCAGCAGTACAGTGCCCGGCCCTGGGCGGCGGCCCGGTCCACCAGCTCGGGATGCTCACGCAGGGTCGCAATGGACGGACCGACCGCGGTGGCCCCGACCGTCGTGGCGGCACCGCCGCCCAGATACCGCGACGTCTCACCGAGCAGCACCGTGGGCAGCATCGGAGCGGCCCGGCGAATTCGCCACACGGCAGCCGCCGAGAAGGACATCACCACCGCGCGGGACAGATCGGCCGAGGCCGGGGCGGCGATTCCGTACCGGTGCAGCAAGGCCAGCACCTTGTTCTCCACCAGCGCGCCGTAGCGCACCGGGTGTTTGGTCTCGATGAACAACTTGACCGGCCGCTTCCAGTCCAGCACCAGCGACACGAGGTCGTCGAGGGTCAGCAGCCCGGTATCGCCCAGGGCCCCCTCGACGTCTTCGTCGGTTTCGTCGACGTCGTCACCGTCGTCGGAGCGTCCACCGGCGTGCCACGACCCGTAATCCAGCCTGCGTAACTCGGCCAGCGTCATCTCACTGACCAGACCGGTGCCCGTGGAGGTGCGGTCCACTCGGCGATCGTGCACGCACACCAGGTGTCCGTCGCGGGTCAGCCGCACATCGCATTCCACACCGTCGGCACCTTCACGCAGCGCCAGGTCGTAAGCGGCAAGCGTATGTTCGGGCTTCTCGGCGGATGCTCCCCGGTGGGCGACCACGAACGGATGCCCAGGCCCCGGTGTCGCCTGCGCAGCGGCTCCGTCGTCGCCCGTTTCCATATCGCCTATGCTGCCGGGTTCTGCCCTTGGGTCTCAACCGGAACGGCGGATTCAGCGGAATCCTCACAATTCTGCGAAGTGTCGGCCGCCTCGGTGTCGACCGGGGACGGGTCAGGAGCCGGGTTCGGACCAGCGGACTCGGGCTCGATCACCACCCAGCGCCGCACGCTGCGCTCAGCCGTCGTACCGCTGCCCTCGAACCCGACGAACACCTTGGCGGTCAACAGGAATGCCGCCAGCGCCAACAGGTACCCGACAATCGCGGTCACGGTGTTGTTCGCGATGTTCTGCGGTGTGTCGTTGAAGAACGTCACGTACAGGGTGCTCACCATCGACGCGAACGCGACCACTGCGCTGAACACCCAAACGATCCACCACACCGCGATCTGGCGACGCAGGTGTGAGAGGCGTCCTTCGAGAACGGCCAGTTCCCACACGAACACCGGCGCCATCACGAGGTTCACACCGGGCAGTAGACAGCACAGCCACAGTGTCCTGGTGCTGCGCGGATCCACCTCGCCGTGCGCGGCATACCCGGCGGCCCGCCGCGTGATCAGCCAACGCACCAGCGACACCACCGCGACGACCACGACGCCCATCGCCACCACGCTGGCCAGCAGCCCGATAACCACGCCGCCGATCGCGATCAGCGGATGCAGCAGCACGCTGCGGTTGATGAGCAGCAGCACGTAACGAATCACGTGGGCGAAGGCGGCGATTCCCAGCACCACCATGGCCGCGACGAGCATGAGGCGCACATTGCCGGCATCGGTCTCGGCGTCGGTCTTCTGAGGCTGCTCCTCGAGCTCGAACTGTTGGTGCAGCCCCCAACTCGGAATCGCGCGGTAGTGCGGCGTCGGGCCGAGCGGACGCCGCTGCCGGCGCTGGTGTGGCGGAGGGCCTGGACGCACGGCGATCCAGCGATAGCCGGGGGCTAGATGCGGTGGAGTGTGCCCTGCCGCCGGCGACGACGGCGCCGCAGGCCGGGCAGCGGGTCCCCACTGAGACTGCGGCGACGACGGTGCCGAGGGGGCCAACAACGAGCCGCCGCACCGCGGACACCACGACCGCTGCCGGTCACGCACGTTCCAGCGCGTCCCGCACTGCGAACACACCTGGATCATGCGGCCAGCCTAGTCACGATCTCGGGACAGGTCCCCGACCTCAGACGGTTCCCGGGCCGCCGGCGTCGGTGATGACGGGGCGTCCGGCACCGGCCCAGGCCAACATTCCGCCCTCGACATTGACCGGGGTGTAACCGTTGCGGGCCAGATAGTTCGCCACCCGCAGGGAACGTCCACCCGCGTGGCAGATCACATACAGCTCGGCGTCGGGGTCGATCTCGGCGATTCGCGTCGGCACATCACCCATCGGGATGTGCTGGGCACCTTCAGCGTGACCGCGTTGCCATTCGTCATCCTCACGGACGTCGAGCAGCACCACAGCACCTTCGAACGTGGTGGGTACCGCAGCGATATCTGCCTTCCCGACTTCCACATCGTCCATGCCGTCAATGCTCGCATGCCGACACCGGCGAGCGCACCCGACCCTGATCGCTTGTCGCGGCGTTAGCAACGCAAAGCTATCCACAGTTTCCACAGGTTCATCCACAGCCCCGGCACCTGGAGAAAAGCCCCCGAAATGGGCGTTACTGTGCGGTAGCTGTCCATCACTGTGGATAAACCTGGGGTGTTCTCGGCAGCGATCAACAACCACCACAGGCGCGGAGCGAAATTAAGCACTCGGCTAAACCGCGGCCATCGGCACCGGCCGGGTCACTTGGGATCAGCCTGATTCCAGGCGCCGGGTAATCGACGCGGAGGCCGATTTTCTCCTGGCCATTACACGGGCTATGATCGGCGTCACACCAGCTGTTGTGACAGAACTCACTGGAGGACAAGCATCGATCGTGCAGGTCAGGAGTGTTTGATGGCGTCACATCCGATCGGTTCGGGTTCAGCGTTTCCGCAGCCCGAATGGCATTCATCCGGACATCTGCAGACCCGTAACCAGTCGATGGCCTTCCTTCGGGCCAGCGTGATCGCCCTGCTGCTGCTCGGCGTACTGGCCGTGATCGTCTTGTTCTGACCACCACCCGATCGGGTATACGTGTGGTCGGCGCGCGCGTCCTTGCGGTGCGCCTTGCGATGGAGCAATGTTGGCAGTGATCTTGAGCGTCGAACTTGAGCATCAGAAGCTGACGCCTGGCTCCATCGATCGATAATGAGGAAGGAATCTCGTGGCTGAATACACCTTGCCGGACCTGGATTACGACTACGGAGCTCTGGAGCCCCACATCTCCGGGCAGATCAACGAACTCCACCACAGCAAGCACCACGCGGCGTACGTCAAGGGCGTCAACGATGCCGTCGCGAAGCTCGACGAGGCGCGGGCCAACAGTGACCACGCTGCGATCTTCCTCAACGAGAAGAACCTGGCCTTCCACCTCGGCGGCCACGTGAACCACTCGATCTGGTGGAAGAACCTGTCCCCCAACGGTGGCGACAAGCCGACGGGCGACCTCGCCGCGGCGATCGATGATCAGTTCGGCTCGTTCGACAAGTTCCAGGCGCAGTTCACCGCCGCCGCCAACGGGCTGCAGGGTTCGGGTTGGGCGGTGCTCGGCTACGACAGCCTCGGCGACCGGCTGCTCACCTTCCAGCTCTACGACCAGCAGGCCAACGTGCCGCTGGGCATCATCCCGCTGCTGCAGGTCGACATGTGGGAGCACGCCTTCTACCTGCAGTACAAGAACGTCAAGGCCGACTACGTCAAGGCCTTCTGGAATGTCGTGAACTGGGAGGACGTGCAGAACCGCTACGCAGCGGCCACCTCCAAGACCAACGGCCTGATCTTCGGCTAGCTCCGGTCCCGGTCCGACTTCGAGGGCTTGATCGGTTTCTGATCTCTCATCAAGGGGCGTCGCGCACATTGCGTGACGCCCCGCCCTCGTTCTTGGCCGACTCGTTACCCGCCGGATCCCGTGTCGCCTTGCACCGCCCCCGTTGCTGCCGCATTCTGATGTGATCGACCCACAGACGTGTCGGAGCACCGACCAACCGGCGAGCCAGCACCGATGTCCCGGAGGCGATATGGATACGACGGGGTCCGGCCGGGCGATTGAGATCGCCCCCTTTCATTCCGGCGGTGCGCTCAAAGGGTTTGTGGTGCTGGGCCGATGGCCCGACTCCACCAAAGAGTGGGCGCAGCTCCTCATGGTCACCGTCAGGGTCGCCTCGCTGCCCGGATTACTGTCCACCACAACGATTTTCGGCGTCCGCGAGGAATTGCCCGAGATGCCCCGCCCCGGTACCGTCGGCATTGTCATCGCAGAGGGACCGGTAGTCGGCGAATCCGCGGTTCCGCCCGGTTATTTCGCCGACCATCAACCGCCGGCACTACTGATGTTGCATCCACCTTCGGAGACAATGCCGTCGCTTCCCGAGTGCACCGGCGCCGCTTCGGGCTGCGTGTTGCTACCCGGCCTTCCACATCTCGGACTGGAACACCGCGCGGCCTGGGTGGAAGCCGAATCCGACGGCACGGTCACGTCTATGGTCAGCAGGGTGGGTGTCGACCCGATCAGCCATCCCGACACCGCGATCCTGGCGATGCTGTTGGCGGCGTAAACGCGCCAGATGTGGGACATCTTCTCCAACAAAGAGAATCCAGCTATCGAAAAGGGATAGGAACCCTAGCGAGCTCGGCGGACAACGGCTAGGGTCCCTCTAGATCAGCGAAGGGCGGAAGCCCGCAATCGTCGCGTCGACATGCCGGCCATGAGCCCGGTCGACGGGCTGCGATGCGGTGGGCGACACCTTCGACCGTAGTTGGGGTAAGCCGCATAAGCGGCAGGTATCGGGCGGTGTGTCGAAAGGTCGCCATGTCCGCAGGCGCAGGCGTCAGCGTCATAGCAGGATCGGCGAGATCGGCGACCCAATACGAGCTTCAGGTAGCCGGGACGACCCGCCGCAACCGTCACTGTTGGCGCATTTGTACCGTCGATTGTCCGGCGACGGCGGAAACCACCGTCCGCTTCCGCCCGGCAACCGCCTTCCAGAATCGGGTCCAGAATCCGTCCAGGCCCGTCTGGCTATCGCGCGCGAGGGGGTTGACGGGCATTCCACCGCCCAACCTGTAACGTGTTCCACGTCGTCCGACAACGGCGTCGCGCGCAATCCGACGCGACCCCGGACCTAGACTCTAGCAAATATTCGTTTCCGCTAGTCACGGCACCGCTTCGGTTGCCGGCCAAGAATTTGATCATGATCGAGTACCCCTGTGCTCGCAGCTCATCGCGTCCAATGCAACGCAGCCGTCACCTTTTGCATTGTCAGACGGCACAATCCCGCCGTACCCCTACGGCGAAGACCCCGGTATCCGCACCAGAGGCAGCCGAAACGCAAAGCCCGTTTAACTTTTGTGGCGTTTGCACTTGGTTGTCGTCACAACACTCGCTACGATGGTCAGCAAATACGCCGCCTAATTCGTACCGCTCGTGAAGCATGTGGAGGTCAAATCGATGAGCAAGACGTTCGCCGCCCGCCTAAACCGCCTGTTCGATACGGTTTATCCGCCTGGGCGCGGACCCCATACGTCTGCCGAGGTGATCGCCGCACTCAAGTCCGAGGGCGTCACCATGTCGGCCCCGTACCTGTCGCAACTCCGTTCGGGCAACCGGACCAACCCGTCGGTGGCTACCATGGCCGCCCTTGCCAACTTCTTTCGGATCAAGCCGGCTTACTTCACCGACGACGAGTACTACGAGAAGCTCGACAAGGAGCTGACCTGGCTGGCCAGCATGCGTGACGAAGGGATCCGCCGGATCGCTGCCCGCACCGTCGGGCTGTCCAACGAAGCTCAGCAAGATCTGGTGCAGAAGGTAGATGAACTGCGCCGCCGGGAACATCTCGACGGCTGATCCGTCGGTTCGGCTGGCACTTTCGCGCAGCTGAAACCCACGTCAGTGGGGATCACTCGGTGGATCCCACTCGCGCGGGTTTCAGCTACGCGACGTCGTGCGGTCCAATTCCCGGTACTGCTCGGCAATCGCCAGAATCCATTCCCGGTCGGAATACGATTCGGGCTGGCTCAACCACGCCAGCCCCGGGAACGCCGAATCCTTGTCGCTCTCCCGGGTGTCGTAGATCCA from Mycobacterium sp. DL440 includes the following:
- a CDS encoding septum formation family protein, with product MLEAPEHPEHPEHGALLAEPLQDEQPARERWWQSLAAASTRRALLLTALGALLIAGLITALPRSEGASSAPGAIALGPRGNDTFNHVKRGDCLNWPGRNPDAAHIVDCKDNHRFEVAQAVDMRTFPGSEYGPGAPPPSVDRIKQISQEQCTPSVRGYLGPKYDPNGKYTIGLLWSGEKAWKQSGERRMLCGLQLLGPGDGQLESAGKVADVDQSKVWAAGTCLGIDAATNQPTDVPVDCAAPHAMEVTGAVNLAEKFPGGLPPEGDQDNFIKDACTEQTDAYLAPVQLRTTTLALSYSTISLPSWSAGSHQVSCSIGATLGNGGWSTLVNSAKGPLMINGQPPVAPPDIPEERLNMPPIPMPDVDETSSSSSSSSSGSSSSSGSGSSGSGSSGSSSSSGSGSSGSGSSGSSSSGQHMPQASTTAAPAPTQANTFNPPPPEQAPATAPEQGPAPAPVPDGAAAPAGPPPGEPVPVPPAP
- a CDS encoding metallopeptidase family protein encodes the protein MPVRMSSQRFDELVSDALDLIPPRLAAAIDNVVVLVEDRDPDEPEILGLYRGVALTERDSWYAGSLPDTITIYREALLEFCDSEADVVDEVAITVIHEIAHHFGIDDERLHELGWG
- a CDS encoding histidine phosphatase family protein; this translates as MSGRLILVRHGQSHGNVARRLDTLPPGAELTDLGHDQARRFAGTLHQRPSILAHSVARRAAQTAAGIGVETGLVPFEFEGIHEVQVGELEDRSDDDAVAEFNRIYERWHRGELDVPMPGGESAEAVLARYVPVLTELRLRYLDDHDFDSDIVLVSHGAAIRLVGAVLAGVDGSFALDHHLANTESLVLAPITDGRWSCVQWASVTPPFYPEPGATPVTDAVQSETDPMG
- the pheA gene encoding prephenate dehydratase — its product is MPRIAYLGPEGTFTEVALLQMVAHELVPGLSSASGDGTARFTPVLTDSTPGALAAVRDGRADYACVPIENSIEGSVLPTLDSLAVGKPLQIYAELILDVAFTIVTRPGHTGPVRTVAAFPVALAQVRQWLAANLPDADIVPATSNAAAAHEVAEGRADAGVSTRLAAERCGLDVLAADVVDEANARTRFVLAGPPGAPPEATGADRTSVVLRLDNTPGALVTAMTEFSIRDIDLTRIESRPTRTELGTYMFFLDCVGHIDNDSVAEALKALHRRCTDVRYLGSWPTGARAGAPPPRLDEASRWLAGLRAGTDDS
- a CDS encoding DUF2470 domain-containing protein produces the protein MAIATPTTAERIRSACARGGGAMVAVEGIEPVASPVHHLLDDGSFAITVPEAGPLAGMAMSAGSAGVQAVLEMTDYAPLPLREPVRSLVWIRGRLQHVPSDEVPALLDLIAAENPNPALLQVNSSAQPNAHQDDDNHTLVRLEIESVVVADATGAEAVGLGALLQARPDPFCAMESGWLQHMESSHRDVVERLATRLPMTLRQGRVRPLGLDRYGVQLRVENEHGDHDVRLPFPNPVDDVTGLSQAIRILMGCPFLNGLRARKI
- a CDS encoding CPBP family intramembrane glutamic endopeptidase yields the protein MTGPHEQLEPQRRTLKIEIAVVLAVTFGLSAYTAGLRLIEAVLLGLSGQTVALNPKRSPFDLIDLGLHLAVVLQLLAWGALALYLLWRSGFGPSAIGLSRPQWLTDGLGGLGLALLIGLPGLGFYVLARVLGLSADVEPAELYDTWWSIPMLLGVAFANGWAEEIIVVGFLLTRLRQLDVSPGRALVISSLLRGAYHLYQGYSAGLGNIVMGLVFGYAWQRTGRLWPLIIAHTLIDAVAFVGYALVADHLSWLR
- a CDS encoding LCP family protein, with amino-acid sequence MDDFPVSGGPPDPRSRRPEPRRRGNEPSQVIRRDPNHRPPWPPNPPTPPRQPPRQPPPRSAPPPPPPRPPRGSSAPRPAAVRPPAPAPVRKPRRRRRWGRLVLAVLVVGVLALIGGGVWIDSSLHRIPALADYPERPGAAHGTTWLLVGSDSRQNLSPEQQAELATGGDIGNGRTDTILLVHVPGIGSGTPATMVSIPRDSYLPIPGYGEDKVNAAFSLGGAPLLAQTVEQATGLRLDHYAEIGFDGFAALVDAVGGVTMCPAEPISDPLAGIDLPAGCQEFNGRNALGYVRSRATPRADLDRMTHQRAFMSALLHRATSPEVLINPLRWQPMARAATNSVAVDQDARVWDLGRLAWAMHGDMVTTSVPIGEFTGSDSGAVVVWDSDAAGRLFTALANDTAVPDDVIEKPQP